One genomic region from Candidatus Afararchaeum irisae encodes:
- the purH gene encoding bifunctional phosphoribosylaminoimidazolecarboxamide formyltransferase/IMP cyclohydrolase, translated as MTVIAGLTSGEGDALFDLLDRIESGTLDAELAGVVGDGEVEALETARERGIEAEAVPKDGDSKEEHERRIADVIDGWDADVIALGGYMPILSPYFTQRYEGQILSSHPSLLPAFNTTQPWKDALEAGVEVTGVTVHFVTDEIGEGQILTQEPVRVRPDDDPESLRRRLEDAERRAYPRAVRLFDEVEFEDGKVVRPNESDSESGFGDTMLKSWEKESDLRYGENPHQDAAFYRDESFEGASIGNARQLGGKEMSYNNMNDTDAALSLVREFDRPAAVVVKHTNPCGTAVADTVSEAYDRALATDEMSAFGGIVALNRECDADTAEAVTDSFKEVVVAPSYTDDALDELRTKESLRILEVGDLGGERDDLDIKKVEGGVLVQDRDDRVVTRGDLEIPTQREPTEEEIDAMLFGYTVVKHVKSNAIVLADTHDGVSETVGVGAGQMSRVDSVRIARDKAEKPVEGSVLASDAFFPFRDNIDEAADAGVEAIIQPGGSVNDDEVIEACDEHGIAMALTGFRCFRH; from the coding sequence ATGACAGTTATAGCCGGTCTTACGTCAGGCGAAGGCGACGCCCTCTTCGACCTACTTGACCGTATAGAGTCAGGGACTCTCGACGCAGAGCTCGCGGGGGTCGTCGGTGACGGCGAAGTCGAGGCTCTCGAAACAGCACGTGAGAGAGGAATAGAGGCAGAGGCGGTTCCGAAAGACGGCGACTCGAAGGAGGAACACGAGAGACGTATAGCCGATGTGATCGACGGCTGGGACGCCGACGTAATCGCGCTCGGCGGCTACATGCCGATACTCTCACCCTACTTCACCCAGAGGTACGAGGGACAGATACTCAGCTCACATCCTTCTCTCCTACCCGCCTTCAACACGACACAGCCGTGGAAGGACGCCCTCGAAGCCGGAGTCGAGGTCACCGGTGTCACGGTTCATTTCGTGACCGACGAGATCGGCGAGGGTCAGATTCTGACACAGGAGCCTGTCCGCGTACGTCCCGACGACGACCCCGAGAGTCTCAGGAGACGTCTCGAAGACGCTGAGAGACGTGCGTATCCGAGGGCTGTACGTCTCTTCGACGAAGTCGAGTTCGAGGACGGAAAGGTCGTGCGTCCCAACGAGTCGGATTCGGAGTCGGGCTTCGGAGACACGATGCTCAAGTCGTGGGAGAAGGAGTCAGACCTGAGGTACGGGGAGAATCCCCATCAGGACGCCGCCTTCTACCGTGACGAGAGCTTCGAGGGCGCGAGCATCGGAAACGCAAGACAGCTCGGCGGTAAGGAGATGTCGTACAACAACATGAACGACACAGACGCCGCGCTCTCGCTCGTACGTGAGTTCGACAGACCCGCGGCGGTCGTCGTCAAGCATACCAACCCTTGTGGAACCGCAGTCGCTGACACGGTCTCGGAGGCGTACGACAGGGCTCTCGCGACCGACGAGATGAGTGCCTTCGGCGGAATAGTTGCACTCAACAGGGAGTGTGACGCCGACACAGCCGAAGCGGTAACAGACTCCTTCAAGGAGGTCGTAGTAGCACCGTCGTACACCGACGATGCCCTGGACGAACTCAGGACAAAAGAGAGTCTGCGTATACTCGAAGTCGGCGATCTCGGGGGCGAACGCGATGACCTCGACATAAAGAAGGTCGAGGGTGGCGTCCTCGTACAGGACAGGGACGACAGGGTCGTAACGAGGGGAGACCTTGAGATTCCGACTCAGAGGGAGCCGACCGAGGAGGAGATAGACGCGATGCTCTTCGGATACACGGTCGTCAAACACGTCAAGTCGAACGCGATAGTCCTAGCTGACACCCACGACGGCGTGAGCGAGACAGTAGGCGTAGGCGCGGGTCAGATGTCACGTGTCGACTCGGTCAGGATAGCACGCGACAAGGCGGAGAAGCCCGTCGAGGGATCGGTCTTAGCGAGCGACGCCTTCTTCCCGTTCCGTGACAACATAGACGAAGCCGCCGACGCGGGGGTCGAAGCCATAATTCAGCCCGGCGGATCGGTCAACGACGACGAGGTCATAGAGGCTTGTGACGAACACGGCATAGCGATGGCTCTCACAGGATTCAGGTGTTTCCGCCACTGA
- a CDS encoding rhodanese-like domain-containing protein — protein MKRVEDTEGATQRQQDIPQASADEAKELVESDDYFVLDVRNPDEHEEKRIPGTDRLVPVKIIDGMVDKIDADSLLVYCRSGSRSMRACRQLVDGDFDEVVNLDGGINGWIDDGFEVERGS, from the coding sequence ATGAAACGTGTCGAGGACACCGAGGGAGCTACACAGAGACAACAGGACATCCCCCAGGCGTCAGCCGACGAGGCTAAGGAACTCGTCGAATCCGACGACTACTTCGTGCTCGACGTCAGGAACCCCGACGAACACGAGGAAAAGAGGATACCCGGAACAGACCGTCTGGTTCCCGTCAAGATAATCGACGGAATGGTAGACAAGATAGACGCCGACAGCCTACTCGTCTACTGCAGAAGCGGGTCGAGAAGCATGAGAGCGTGCAGACAGCTAGTCGACGGAGACTTCGACGAGGTCGTCAACCTCGACGGAGGAATAAACGGCTGGATCGACGACGGCTTCGAAGTCGAACGCGGAAGCTAA
- a CDS encoding DUF2270 domain-containing protein, which translates to MEDSDPDPDSFDPSSPEEREIGAEAAEESSEFFGLMGHFYRGELGRATAWRSRLDRTTNWAVVVTATLLTWGFSSPDNPHYVLLGGVVAVLVFLVVEARRYRTYDVWRSRVRMLEENVFANAIDPEGVENERWRTLLSDDLREPAAKIPFVEALSRRLRRVYLPILTLLVGSWALRVTAFTPENVSALESASVSRVPGTAVVLGVLGVYSAAVALALWPMPRHAKGKIRDSRDADDWRD; encoded by the coding sequence ATGGAAGACTCTGACCCTGACCCCGACTCTTTTGACCCCTCGTCACCCGAGGAGCGCGAGATAGGAGCCGAGGCAGCCGAGGAGTCCTCCGAGTTCTTCGGACTCATGGGACATTTCTACAGGGGAGAGCTGGGAAGAGCGACTGCTTGGAGATCACGTCTCGACAGGACGACCAACTGGGCTGTCGTCGTGACAGCGACCCTACTGACCTGGGGGTTTTCGAGTCCCGACAACCCGCATTATGTCCTCCTCGGAGGCGTGGTAGCCGTCTTGGTCTTCCTCGTAGTCGAGGCACGCCGTTACAGAACCTACGACGTCTGGCGGTCACGTGTCAGGATGCTTGAGGAGAACGTCTTCGCGAACGCCATAGACCCCGAGGGCGTCGAGAACGAGAGATGGAGAACTCTTCTGAGCGACGACCTGAGGGAGCCCGCGGCGAAGATACCCTTCGTCGAGGCTCTCTCACGGCGTCTCAGACGTGTCTACCTCCCTATTCTAACACTCTTAGTCGGATCGTGGGCTCTCAGGGTCACCGCCTTCACACCAGAGAACGTCTCTGCTTTAGAATCAGCCTCCGTCTCTCGTGTTCCCGGAACAGCCGTAGTCCTCGGAGTCCTCGGTGTCTACTCCGCAGCCGTGGCACTCGCGCTCTGGCCCATGCCCCGACACGCCAAGGGGAAGATACGTGACAGCAGAGATGCCGACGACTGGAGGGACTGA
- a CDS encoding iron-containing alcohol dehydrogenase: protein MSFYYRHPKVKVSFGRGERSWAGKLASKHGERALVVTGKSAMERLGFLEELYDSLEENGVEVVHSFNDIRPNPEVRDAEKCARSVWDDDIDVIVALGGGSVMDTAKGVNVALSNWDSPDEDLWEYVSGETRIEEYNLPLVAITTTSGTGSHVNTGAVLANDEINAKPAFGHTDMAPDNAIVDPEIMDHLPPEVTAASGFDVFAHASEGYVAGGEHPISDLYSIEAMEKVANSLVAAVNNPTEEARDEMALADTLAGEALASNGTVLNHALAHSISGHDPDVAHGQALATITPAVIRYNVENGDDRTRQRYAEIARILGKDIDGGGRKDALKAAEAVEELRAEIGLDRRIDDFDVSKDEIDDMVSEAKTWLKGAWNHNPVEVTKDDAKAIYDEAW, encoded by the coding sequence ATGAGCTTCTACTACAGACATCCGAAGGTCAAGGTGTCTTTCGGAAGAGGAGAGAGGTCTTGGGCGGGAAAGCTGGCGTCGAAACACGGCGAGAGGGCACTCGTCGTCACGGGGAAGTCGGCTATGGAACGTCTCGGCTTCCTCGAGGAGCTTTACGACAGCCTTGAGGAGAACGGCGTAGAGGTCGTCCACAGTTTCAACGACATACGTCCCAATCCCGAGGTTCGCGACGCCGAGAAATGTGCTCGGTCGGTCTGGGACGACGACATAGACGTCATAGTCGCACTCGGAGGCGGAAGCGTGATGGACACCGCGAAGGGAGTCAACGTCGCCCTGTCTAACTGGGACTCGCCCGACGAGGATCTCTGGGAGTACGTCTCTGGAGAGACGAGGATAGAAGAGTATAACCTGCCTCTCGTGGCTATAACCACGACTAGCGGAACCGGAAGCCACGTCAACACGGGCGCAGTCCTTGCCAACGACGAGATAAACGCGAAGCCCGCCTTCGGACACACCGACATGGCTCCCGACAACGCGATAGTCGACCCCGAGATAATGGATCACCTACCCCCCGAGGTCACAGCCGCGAGTGGCTTCGATGTCTTCGCACACGCGAGCGAGGGATACGTGGCGGGAGGCGAGCATCCGATCTCCGACCTGTACAGCATAGAGGCTATGGAGAAGGTCGCTAACTCACTCGTAGCCGCGGTAAATAACCCGACCGAGGAGGCGAGGGACGAGATGGCACTCGCCGACACGCTCGCCGGAGAGGCTCTCGCGTCGAACGGCACTGTTCTCAACCACGCACTCGCCCACTCGATAAGCGGACACGACCCCGATGTTGCCCACGGTCAGGCACTCGCCACGATCACTCCCGCGGTGATACGTTACAACGTCGAGAACGGCGACGACAGGACGAGACAGAGGTACGCCGAGATAGCACGTATACTCGGAAAGGACATCGACGGCGGCGGAAGGAAGGACGCCCTCAAGGCAGCCGAAGCGGTTGAGGAGCTAAGGGCTGAGATAGGTCTCGACAGGAGGATAGACGACTTCGACGTCTCGAAGGACGAGATAGACGATATGGTCTCGGAGGCGAAGACCTGGCTCAAGGGGGCGTGGAACCACAACCCCGTCGAAGTCACCAAGGACGACGCGAAGGCGATATACGACGAGGCGTGGTAG
- a CDS encoding replication factor A (Replication protein A protects and stabilize the intermediate ssDNA that is generated by the unwinding action of a DNA helicase at the replication fork. In addition, SSBs prevent the formation of secondary structures by single-stranded template DNA.), translating to MEVRQIAEELHDRFSGDVSVDEIEESLDSLINEYQVPEDEARRSVISRYSDGETETQSQTAEVTRITEIDEPEDWITVEVEVVDLWEPTSDSVGQVGLIGDETGTIKFTAWAKSDLPELDEGETYRLENVVTDEYQGRMSVKLNSSTEIEEIDDEIEVGTAETEVKGALVDIQSGSGLIKRCPVEGCTRVLQNGRCAEHGEVDGEFDLRVKGVIDDGKEVHDVIFDREMTEDLTGITMEEAKQKAMDKLDTSVVTDDIHEMLVGRYFRVSGNEIGRYLLANDAEKLEDETDTDALLIRARSVGGGSDE from the coding sequence ATGGAAGTCAGACAGATTGCTGAGGAACTACACGACAGATTTTCAGGAGACGTGTCGGTTGACGAGATAGAGGAGAGTCTCGACAGCCTCATAAACGAGTACCAAGTCCCCGAGGACGAGGCACGTCGGAGCGTCATAAGCAGATACTCCGACGGAGAGACGGAGACCCAGTCTCAGACAGCCGAGGTGACCAGGATAACAGAGATCGACGAGCCCGAGGACTGGATCACAGTCGAGGTCGAGGTCGTCGACCTCTGGGAACCCACGAGCGACTCGGTAGGACAGGTGGGTCTGATTGGTGACGAGACCGGCACGATCAAGTTCACGGCGTGGGCGAAGAGCGACCTTCCCGAGTTAGACGAGGGCGAGACATATAGGCTCGAAAACGTCGTGACCGACGAGTACCAAGGACGTATGAGCGTCAAGCTCAACTCGTCGACAGAGATAGAAGAGATCGACGACGAGATAGAGGTCGGCACAGCCGAGACCGAGGTCAAGGGTGCTCTCGTCGACATACAGTCGGGAAGTGGTCTCATAAAGAGATGCCCCGTCGAGGGCTGTACGCGTGTCCTCCAGAACGGACGGTGTGCAGAACACGGAGAGGTCGACGGTGAGTTCGACCTACGTGTCAAGGGAGTCATAGACGACGGAAAAGAAGTTCACGACGTCATATTCGACAGAGAGATGACCGAAGACCTGACAGGAATCACGATGGAAGAGGCGAAACAGAAGGCGATGGACAAACTCGACACGAGCGTTGTGACCGACGACATACATGAGATGCTCGTCGGACGGTACTTCAGGGTCAGCGGAAACGAGATAGGAAGATACCTCCTCGCTAACGACGCCGAGAAGCTCGAAGACGAGACAGATACCGACGCACTCCTTATAAGGGCGCGGTCAGTAGGAGGTGGTTCGGATGAGTGA
- a CDS encoding DNA-binding protein — MSETEIRREVARRVFAREFGDASHTFKESDDDRAPTYLLLPTGEKANRVFVVGTLTEKEDIGEDSEYWRARVVDPTGTFLVYAGQYQPEAVDALREIEPPEYVAVVGKPNTYEPDDEDSETDAGESEGSPADENESSRDVITSIRPESINVVDAVTRDRWIGETAERTLDRIEGDGEEKEMAREIYGDGTSRYTDVVVDALESLE, encoded by the coding sequence ATGAGTGAGACAGAGATAAGACGTGAGGTCGCACGCCGCGTATTCGCACGTGAGTTCGGCGACGCCTCCCACACGTTCAAGGAGAGCGACGACGACCGTGCGCCGACCTACCTCCTGCTTCCGACGGGCGAGAAGGCGAACCGTGTCTTCGTCGTGGGTACTCTCACAGAGAAGGAAGACATAGGAGAGGACTCGGAGTACTGGAGAGCGAGGGTCGTCGATCCCACCGGAACCTTCCTCGTCTACGCGGGACAGTACCAGCCCGAGGCAGTCGACGCCCTGCGTGAGATAGAGCCTCCCGAGTACGTCGCCGTCGTGGGCAAGCCCAACACCTACGAGCCCGACGACGAAGACAGTGAGACAGACGCTGGTGAATCTGAAGGTTCGCCTGCAGACGAAAACGAGAGTTCTCGGGACGTTATAACCTCGATACGCCCCGAGTCGATCAACGTCGTCGACGCCGTGACACGTGACAGATGGATAGGCGAGACCGCCGAGAGGACTCTAGACAGGATAGAGGGCGACGGAGAAGAGAAAGAGATGGCTCGTGAGATCTACGGCGACGGCACTTCTAGGTACACCGACGTAGTCGTAGACGCACTCGAAAGCCTCGAATAG